The DNA segment CCATTGGAGGCTTGGTGGGCTCTGCCTTGGCCGGAGTCGTCATTGCACAGTTTCTTCCACCCGAAGCCTCGTCATGGATGATGATCGCCGCAGCGACCATCACCGGCGCGTTTGCACAGATCGGCGATCTTAATGAATCGCTCTTAAAAAGGGTGGCTGACGTAAAGGACTCCGGCTCAATAATGCCCGGACACGGCGGGATGCTTGACCGACTAGATGGTGTCCTATTCGCCGCACCTGTGTACTTTAGCCTCGTCAGTTTTCTTGTCTCTCGTTCAGGAATCTAACGACGTAGGTCCTGCTCTTCCCTGACATTAGTCAGCGAAAATCGGCAGTGCGTCGGCAGTCTCAAATTGAAGCAATGCTAATTTCCTTAAAACAACTGGAGACAAATACCTAGGACGACTATCATAGAGGGATGTCGAGTATTTTTTCTTACGCAGTCCCTATGATCATCCTTCTCGGGCTTTTGATTTTCGTCCACGAGCTCGGGCATTTTTTAGTGGCGAAGTACTATAAAGTGCGAGTTGAGGTTTTTAGTCTCGGCTTCGGAAAAAAGCTTTTCAGCTTTCGTCGCGGCGAGACTGAATACTGTATTGCAGCTCTCCCTCTTGGCGGTTACGTCAAAATGTACGGTGACGATCCTTCGGCGGAAGTCAGTGAGGCCGATCGCCGCGGTTCGTTTTTGCACAAGCCTGTCGGCCAAAGAATAGCGATCATCCTTGCTGGTCCGTTGATGAATTTGCTTTTTGCATTTGTTCTTTACACTGCCATCGCAATGATGGGTGAACGAGCTATCTTCCCCGGCCTCGGCGACATCGACAGTAAATCGATGGCCGCGACGATTGGATTTCAATCCGGTGACACTGTGCTCGAAGTTACTAAAGCCGACGGCACCACTGTAAAGCCGCTGACCTGGAACGACTTTGAAAAGCCCATCCAGGATTCTCCGGAACAGAACATCAGTGTCAAAGTTCAACGTGCATCAGGTGAGGTCGCGGTTTTGGAGGCGACTCCGAAATTTGTTCCGAATCCATTTGTCCTAGGCTGGAAGCGCGAAGTCGGTGGTATCGACGGGCTCACGTTTATGTCTCGCGCTTCCTCGATCGCTGTCATTTCGTCTGAAACTGCAGCCGCTAAGGCGGGCTTAAGAACTGGCGATACAATTACAAAGATTGGCGAAACTCCTATCCGACGCTGGAGAGAGCTTCTCTCGTCAGCGGAAACGTTTGCCGATCAGCCAGAATTGAAATTCACGATTCAACGTGGACTTCTTGAAAGCTTTCTTGATGAGGATTTCCAGCCGCAAACTTTGGAATTCACGCTTGCTGTTCCGGCAGGCGCGAAAGGCAAAGCGGGACTCGAGGCATTGCGAGCGATGGGCTTTGATGATCCGGAGCTTTATCTCGCTTCAGTGGAAAAAGGCTCACCGGCTGAAAAGGCAGGGCTGAAGCCGGGTGACAAGTTGCAGTCGATTAGCGACACGGTCATGACTAACTTTGAACAAGTTATTGCAACCATTCGGACCTTTAACGGCGAAAAGCCGTTGAAATTCGATGTGCTTCGCGATCTCAAGCCCGTCACGATTGAAGTTGTTCCGAACGTAAAAAAGCGAATGAACAATATGGGCCAAGAGGAATCGCGGTTCGAAGTTGGCATTCGCCCGATGATGAT comes from the Deltaproteobacteria bacterium genome and includes:
- the rseP gene encoding RIP metalloprotease RseP, with the translated sequence MSSIFSYAVPMIILLGLLIFVHELGHFLVAKYYKVRVEVFSLGFGKKLFSFRRGETEYCIAALPLGGYVKMYGDDPSAEVSEADRRGSFLHKPVGQRIAIILAGPLMNLLFAFVLYTAIAMMGERAIFPGLGDIDSKSMAATIGFQSGDTVLEVTKADGTTVKPLTWNDFEKPIQDSPEQNISVKVQRASGEVAVLEATPKFVPNPFVLGWKREVGGIDGLTFMSRASSIAVISSETAAAKAGLRTGDTITKIGETPIRRWRELLSSAETFADQPELKFTIQRGLLESFLDEDFQPQTLEFTLAVPAGAKGKAGLEALRAMGFDDPELYLASVEKGSPAEKAGLKPGDKLQSISDTVMTNFEQVIATIRTFNGEKPLKFDVLRDLKPVTIEVVPNVKKRMNNMGQEESRFEVGIRPMMIDDAPQTVEKVAGGVIQAMERGAIRSAEMSGAVVMGFVRLFQGEVSSKNIGGFLSIGQMAKRSWGMGMSEFFLAMAVISINLFVLNLLPVPVLDGGHLVFYTIEAIRGAPLSMQKMEIAQRVGAALLVGLMVFALFNDVSRIFFR